A part of Vulpes lagopus strain Blue_001 chromosome 4, ASM1834538v1, whole genome shotgun sequence genomic DNA contains:
- the SH2D7 gene encoding SH2 domain-containing protein 7 — protein MEDSPKQLGPGRGPGESGDSQALAKLQELALIWFMETQAPLILQDGALPPWFHGFLTRKQTEQLLGDKALGSFLIRLSDRATSYILSYRGSDRCRHFVINQLQDRRYLVSGDTCSHSTLAELVRHYQEVHFEPFGETLSAACPRPEDNDPYDAITLGLHHTSLGLEKPPAAAAPTVGADATRPQPPASFVHTRKSLEATSCSFSEEGCVELRARVPPLPERSASLLEESFGSPGSTIYSELRKMNQARLGLGAEGSSKPGTVPAGSRACSPGEEPLRRHSVGSQNRPNGPEPALTGVGTDHGQPVPPASRAHLLAPGCSAASWSQASPKLSHRAQPCSPGTCTDAYKLLQTADPPEPREAPEQEGSAYAQVPAYWGSPVRPPCSRPSPPSSWRPGSSDYGYDRFSGAPELPEPRNTYEQIPAARSTGQAHKPDKLRRIFFTDKKHKS, from the exons ATGGAGGACAGCCCGAAGCAGCTTGGCCCTGGGAGGGGGCCCGGAGAGTCGGGGGACAGCCAGGCCTTGGCCAAGCTGCAGGAATTGGCCCTGATCTGGTTCATGGAGACACAGGCGCCCCTCATCCtgcaggatggagccctgccccCCTGGTTCCACGGATTCCTTACCCGCAA GCAGACAGAGCAGCTGCTCGGCGACAAAGCTCTCGGCTCCTTCCTCATCCGCCTCAGCGACCGGGCCACCAGCTACATCTTGTCCTACAG GGGCAGTGACCGCTGTCGGCATTTCGTCATCAACCAGCTCCAGGACCGGCGCTACCTCGTCTCGGGGGACACCTGCAGTCACAGCACCCTGGCTGAGCTGGTGCGCCACTACCAGGAGGTGCACTTTGAGCCCTTTGGGGAGACACTGTCTGCTGCCTGCCCCAGG CCAGAGGACAACGATCCCTATGATGCCATCACCCTGGGTCTCCACCACACCAGCCTGGGCCTGGAAAAGCCACCTGCCGCAGCAGCCCCCACGGTGGGCGCAGACGccacccgcccccagcccccagcctccttcGTCCACACCAGGAAGAGCCTGGAGGCCACTTCCTGTAGCTTCTCCGAGGAGGGATGTGTGGAG CTCCGCGCCAGGGTGCCTCCCCTCCCCGAGAGGAGTGCCTCCCTTCTGGAAGAGTCTTTTGGGAGCCCTGGCAGCACCATCTACTCAGAGCTGAGGAAGATGAACCAGGCACGGCTGGGCCTGGGCGCAGAGGGGTCCAGCAAGCCTGGGACGGTTCCAGCTGGCAGCCGGGCTTGCTCCCCAGGTGAGGAGCCCCTGAGGAGACACTCAGTGGGAAGCCAAAACAGGCCTAATGGCCCAGAGCCTGCCCTCACTGGGGTTGGCACAGACCATGGTCAACCGGTGCCTCCTGCATCCCGGGCCCACCTCCTGGCCCCAGGATGCTCAGCTGCCTCCTGGAGCCAGGCGTCCCCGAAGCTGAGCCACAGAGCACAGCCCTGTTCCCCAGGCACTTGTACAGACGCATACAAGCTCCTGCAGACAGCAGACCCACCAGAGCCCAGGGAGGCGCCAGAACAAGAAGGCAGTGCCTACGCTCAGGTCCCAGCCTACTGGGGCAGCCCAGTCAGGCCCCCGTGTTCCAGGCCCAGCCCCCCATCCAGCTGGCGGCCAGGATCCTCAGACTATGGCTATGACAGGTTCTCGGGGGCCCCGGAGCTCCCCGAGCCCAGGAACACCTACGAACAAATTCCGGCAGCCAGGAGCACCGGACAGGCACACAAG CCTGACAAGCTCCGGAGGATCTTCTTCACGGACAAGAAGCATAAATCCTGA
- the CIB2 gene encoding calcium and integrin-binding family member 2 isoform X3: MDYRKSPIVHVPMSLIIQMPELRENPFKERIVEAFSEDGEGNLTFNDFVDMFSVLCESAPRELKANYAFKIYDFNTDNFICKEDLERTLARLTKSELDEDEVVLVCDKVIEEADLDGDGKLGFADFEDMIAKAPDFLSTFHIRI, from the exons ATGGATTACCGGAAGAGCCCCATCGTCCATGTGCCCATGAGCCTCATCATCCAGATGCCGGAGCTCCGG GAGAACCCCTTCAAGGAAAGGATCGTAGAGGCTTTTTCTGAGGATGGCGAGGGGAACCTTACCTTCAATGACTTTGTGGACATGTTCTCCGTGCTGTGTGAGTCAGCACCCCGAGAGCTCAAGGCAAACTATGCCTTCAAGATCTACG ACTTCAACACAGACAACTTCATCTGCAAGGAGGACTTGGAGCGCACGCTGGCGCGGCTCACTAAGTCGGAGCTAGATGAGGACGAGGTGGTGCTTGTGTGTGACAAGGTCATTGAGGAGGCAGACCTGGATGGGGACGGCAAGCTGGGCTTCGCTGACTTTGAGGACATGATCGCCAAGGCCCCTGACTTCCTCAG cACCTTCCACATCCGGATCTGA
- the CIB2 gene encoding calcium and integrin-binding family member 2 isoform X2: MGNKQTIFTEEQLDNYQDCTFFNKKDILKLHARFYELAPNLVPMDYRKSPIVHVPMSLIIQMPELRENPFKERIVEAFSEDGEGNLTFNDFVDMFSVLYFNTDNFICKEDLERTLARLTKSELDEDEVVLVCDKVIEEADLDGDGKLGFADFEDMIAKAPDFLSTFHIRI; encoded by the exons ATGGGCAACAAGCAGACCATCTTCACCGAGGAGCAGCTGGACAACTACCAG GACTGCACCTTCTTCAATAAGAAGGATATCCTCAA GCTCCATGCACGGTTCTATGAGCTGGCTCCCAACCTCGTCCCGATGGATTACCGGAAGAGCCCCATCGTCCATGTGCCCATGAGCCTCATCATCCAGATGCCGGAGCTCCGG GAGAACCCCTTCAAGGAAAGGATCGTAGAGGCTTTTTCTGAGGATGGCGAGGGGAACCTTACCTTCAATGACTTTGTGGACATGTTCTCCGTGCTGT ACTTCAACACAGACAACTTCATCTGCAAGGAGGACTTGGAGCGCACGCTGGCGCGGCTCACTAAGTCGGAGCTAGATGAGGACGAGGTGGTGCTTGTGTGTGACAAGGTCATTGAGGAGGCAGACCTGGATGGGGACGGCAAGCTGGGCTTCGCTGACTTTGAGGACATGATCGCCAAGGCCCCTGACTTCCTCAG cACCTTCCACATCCGGATCTGA
- the CIB2 gene encoding calcium and integrin-binding family member 2 isoform X1 codes for MGNKQTIFTEEQLDNYQDCTFFNKKDILKLHARFYELAPNLVPMDYRKSPIVHVPMSLIIQMPELRENPFKERIVEAFSEDGEGNLTFNDFVDMFSVLCESAPRELKANYAFKIYDFNTDNFICKEDLERTLARLTKSELDEDEVVLVCDKVIEEADLDGDGKLGFADFEDMIAKAPDFLSTFHIRI; via the exons ATGGGCAACAAGCAGACCATCTTCACCGAGGAGCAGCTGGACAACTACCAG GACTGCACCTTCTTCAATAAGAAGGATATCCTCAA GCTCCATGCACGGTTCTATGAGCTGGCTCCCAACCTCGTCCCGATGGATTACCGGAAGAGCCCCATCGTCCATGTGCCCATGAGCCTCATCATCCAGATGCCGGAGCTCCGG GAGAACCCCTTCAAGGAAAGGATCGTAGAGGCTTTTTCTGAGGATGGCGAGGGGAACCTTACCTTCAATGACTTTGTGGACATGTTCTCCGTGCTGTGTGAGTCAGCACCCCGAGAGCTCAAGGCAAACTATGCCTTCAAGATCTACG ACTTCAACACAGACAACTTCATCTGCAAGGAGGACTTGGAGCGCACGCTGGCGCGGCTCACTAAGTCGGAGCTAGATGAGGACGAGGTGGTGCTTGTGTGTGACAAGGTCATTGAGGAGGCAGACCTGGATGGGGACGGCAAGCTGGGCTTCGCTGACTTTGAGGACATGATCGCCAAGGCCCCTGACTTCCTCAG cACCTTCCACATCCGGATCTGA